A stretch of DNA from Chitinispirillales bacterium ANBcel5:
TAGTTTATGCTCCCGGGAGCTGTAGGATCATCAGGTAAGTAAATTCGCTCTGTTTTCATAAGGAGGACTAATATAGCATATCTGCACTTGAGACATCAATTTTTTTTTTGCGCAAAAAGCAGTACTAAGTACTTATAAGCCGCATAAAATATTTTCCCTTTTCTGGAATACTTCGACCACATTTTTCAAAGAAGCATATTTATGATAAAGATACCAGAGCGGTTCGGTTTTTACGCGGTTCTTACAAATCCCCTTAAAGGCTATGAATACATCACCAATCTTCTGGTAGAGATGGGGTTTCCATTCGTTCAGCTGAGAATGAAAGACAGCACGGAGGCGCAGGTAGAGCAAACTGCCCAAAAGATGAAAAAAATCACTGAAGGGACTCAGACCAAACTTATTATTAATGACCTGGCTGAAGTAGCGGCACGGGTAGGTGCCGATGGACTCCATATCGGCCAGGATGACATCTCGTATGAAAAAGCCCGGGAAATTGTAGGTGCACATTGCATTATTGGTATCTCCACTCACTCACCATCCCAGACCATAGAAGCCTGCAAGCTTAACCCCGATTATATAGGAATCGGGCCGGTGTTCCCTACCCCCACCAAGAAAAACCCGGATCCGGTGATAGGGATAGAGGGAATGAAAGCTATGCTTGCGGTTGCAACGGTGCCGGCAGTGTGTATTGGTGGAATAGATTTAAACAATTTACCTGAAGTACTCCGGGCCGGGGCAGAAAACTTTTGCATGGTACGACAGTTCACTCAATCACAGGACCCCAAGAAGGTTTTAGAAGAGATGCAAGGGATCTATTCCAACGTTTTCCCTTCAGTAACGTAGTCCTGAAAAAGTAGCTGCGCAGGAGTTTAGGCACACCTCTTCCCTGCGCAGAACGTACAAGGATTCTTTATGAAATGCACCGAAAGCCACAATTGGGGCATGCTGTACGATCATACCCGGTAAGCGCAAGAACAAGACAAGTGTTAAGAAAATGGCTTTTTTGAGGAAATTTGTTGGAGGTGTATACGATATTTGGAAAAAATTATGTGTTCCGCTTTACAATAGACGTTTCCAGTGTTGGTACAGGCAGATAAACTGAAACGTTTTCTACCTTAGAAAATTGACCGGCACTATCTCTATAATAACCTGGAAGGTTTTCCTCTATCAGCGAAGGGTTTCCTACCCTGGCTGACTGGGTCACCCTGTTTTTTGACACACACTTATTCGATCTTCACGGGAAGAAATGTCCTGTAAGGACAATCCATTTATAGCCAGGCGTTTTAACGCCTGGTCGGAAATCAATGGAATTTTTCCTCGTCCTGTAAGGACGACTTTCTGACGGTGCATTAGTAATCTTAGCCGCCCATAGGCTTAGTTCAACTATCACTAAAGCACACTTCTGTAGATTTCGGTTATTTTGCAAACCTGCGTTTCTATACTGTGCTCCCTGTTTGCGTACCGGATCCCGTTTTCCCCCATTTTCCTTCTAAGCGCTCTGTTTTTGACTAAAAGCTCAAGGTTACTGCTGAGGGAAGCCACATCCTTTTCCTCTGATAACAACCCACTGACCCCATCTTCTACTATATTGGGTATATCACAGTGAAAACTGCCGACAACGGGAATGCCTGAAGCAAGAGCTTCTATAACCACCACCGGTGCCCCCCCTTCGGTATCTCCATTGGCGGCATGAACACTTGGGGCTAACAGTATGTCTGTTTGCTTTAAAATCTGCTGATATCGTTCAACCGGCACCATTCCATGAAAAACGGCCCTGCTGCTAACACCCCGTTCTCTGAGAATAGCTTCGACTGTTTCTTTGTAGGGCCCATCCCCCACAAGATGAAGCTCAACATTGCCCGCCTTCAGAGCAACGTTGGCAAAACTCTGAGCTGCAAACCGGGCCCCCTTTTTCTCGCGGCCCAATCCCACAAATAACAGTTTTACTGTTTTTTGAGAATCGCACCACCGTTTGGGCACAATCCTGGACAAGTCGATCCCCAGCTTAACCACATGAATCTTCTCAGGATCACACCCAAGCTGCGCTACCACAGATTTCATATACTGCCCTTCAACTATAAATGCCCTGCACAGTGAAAAAACCTTTCTGTAACGCTTCATCCAAAAACATTTCCTCCACAACTGACTCACATCCTGCCCGTACATAGTTGTAATCAGAGGGATTTTGTGTTTCTTCAGAAGGCTGTAGTTTCGCCAGGCTTCCAGTAGAAAATGAGCATGAAAGATATCGGGGTGAAATTTCCGTACTACCCCCTGATGATGCCCTGTGGGGTAGTGTTCAAAAACTTTGTGCAGTGTTCGCGCCGGCACCGAAAAAAGGTTCCTTTTTTTCACTATGGGATACACAGCGCTAAAAGGAAACTGCTCTTCACACAGAGTCTTTTGGCATAGCACTATCGATTCACAGCTTTTGTTGTGAACTATTTGATTATAGATCCAGTTTTGGGTAACGGGTAAAAAGTCGGTGATCAGATGAGCTACTTTTATTTGTGATTCCATTAGAGTTTTTTTCTTCAAATCGGTAATTATGTTTATAGTATCAGCCACCTAAAAATACATCGATAACCTACACTATAAAAATAATGAGGGTAACTGATTCATCTTGAATCCGTCCCGATACTGTGTTACTATTTTAAAGAATCGATAGATCCCCCAAAAAGAGATAGGTAAACGATGATATCAGGACGACACATTCCACGCACTATAAAATTGCTTTGTAGTGTTTTACTATGTCTGGCGGCTGCGGCACAGGGTCAAATAACCGCGACCACATCAGATGGCAGATCTGTTGTTTTGAATGAGGATGGTACCTGGTCGTTTGCTCAGGAAGAAACAACTGATAAAGCAGCAGAGCTAAATGAAGAATCAGAAAGTCAGCCCGCAGAAACCGCGTCCCGGGCCGAAGAAAGCAGCTCCGAAGCACCACCACAAAGTCCTGCCGCGACAAATGCCTTCAGAAATGCCAAATGGCTTATGTCACCTGAGCAGGTAAAGGATTCTGAAACAGCAACCCTTGAAAGAGAAACCGAAAACACTCTGGTATATGATGTCACAATTCATGGCATTAAAAGTACCCTGACCTATATGTTCTCCGATGACCAGTTGACCTCTATACGGTGTAACTTTAATTACTCTCATTCAAACCCGAACCGATACTACAAGGATTTTGAAAGTTTAAAAAATAAACTGATCAGTGATTACGGCAATCCTCAGGAAGATGAACAAAACTGGCAAAATGATA
This window harbors:
- a CDS encoding glycosyltransferase, whose amino-acid sequence is MESQIKVAHLITDFLPVTQNWIYNQIVHNKSCESIVLCQKTLCEEQFPFSAVYPIVKKRNLFSVPARTLHKVFEHYPTGHHQGVVRKFHPDIFHAHFLLEAWRNYSLLKKHKIPLITTMYGQDVSQLWRKCFWMKRYRKVFSLCRAFIVEGQYMKSVVAQLGCDPEKIHVVKLGIDLSRIVPKRWCDSQKTVKLLFVGLGREKKGARFAAQSFANVALKAGNVELHLVGDGPYKETVEAILRERGVSSRAVFHGMVPVERYQQILKQTDILLAPSVHAANGDTEGGAPVVVIEALASGIPVVGSFHCDIPNIVEDGVSGLLSEEKDVASLSSNLELLVKNRALRRKMGENGIRYANREHSIETQVCKITEIYRSVL
- the thiE gene encoding thiamine phosphate synthase — translated: MIKIPERFGFYAVLTNPLKGYEYITNLLVEMGFPFVQLRMKDSTEAQVEQTAQKMKKITEGTQTKLIINDLAEVAARVGADGLHIGQDDISYEKAREIVGAHCIIGISTHSPSQTIEACKLNPDYIGIGPVFPTPTKKNPDPVIGIEGMKAMLAVATVPAVCIGGIDLNNLPEVLRAGAENFCMVRQFTQSQDPKKVLEEMQGIYSNVFPSVT